The following DNA comes from Streptomyces pristinaespiralis.
GCGTTCCCTTGCGGCGGTGTCCGCATCATGACCGGGAACGACACCGCCGGCGACGTCACCCCGGCTCAGCCGGACGCCACTGAACTCCCGACCTCGTTCCCCCAAAGGTCCAGGCCCTCGCCCGCCGACGCCCGCACCAGGGCGTCGGTCAGGTCGTGCGGCGCGGACAGCATCGGGTAGTGGCCGGTGTTCAACTCGAAGTAGGTGACCCCCGGGTCGGCGAGCTTGGCGAACCGGGGGTCACCGGTCCCGTGGAGGGCTCGGACGACCTCCAGGCTCAGGCCGTTGGCGAGGCAGAGGACGCCCGTGGTGGGAATCGTGCGCCAGTTGCCGGTCAGCTCGAGCGGTTCGGTGACGGTCCGGACCGGATGCGGTGTGGCCAGGCGGCGGTGGCGCGCCAGCTCGTCGTCGGGCACGCCGTGGACGGGCTCGATCCCGGGCGGGACCGGCAGCACGTGGCCGTCGGCCGTCCCCGCGAGGTGCGGCATGGACGTGACCACCGCCTCGCCGGACTCGGGAAAGCCGGTGTCCACGAACACCACCCGCTCGACCTTCTCGGGCCGACGGTCGGCTGCCGCGACGGCGGGGAAGCTGCCGTAGCTGTGCGCCACCAGCACCACTGCTGTGTCCTGGGCGGCGAGGACATCGCTCACCGCGTCCGTGTGCTCGGCGAGGCCGATCGCCGCGGGGTCCTCGCCGGCCCTCTCGCCGAGCCCCGGGAGGGTCGGCGCGATCGCCCGGTGTCCGCGCGCCGTCAGCTCGGCGGCCACGGCGTCCCAGGCCCAACCACCCATGAAGAGACCGGGGACCAGCAGAAATGTCGTCATGATCGAGCCTTTCGGAATCTCGGCCGTGTTGCCGGTCCGAACGTAGGACCTCCCCCTGCGGGAGATTCCATTCCGCGCGACGACCAGGCCCGATCACCCCCGCCGGGTCGGCCGGCCTCGGACCGGCTTGCGCCACACGGAGACGTGCTTGGGGGAGTCCTGGGTGAACGGCGCCCCGTCCCAGTCCCCGACGCGACGTTCCAGCTCGAGCCCGGCGATCCGTGCCATCAGGTCGAGCTCCGCGGGCCAGGCGTACCGGTGCCGGGAGTTGCCGCGCCGGTAGCGGCCGTCGTCACCGTCGCGGGTGAAGTGGTGCGAGACGAGAATCTGCTCGACCAGGTCGAAGGTGTCGAAGCCGAGATGCCGCTCCGAGACGTCGAACGGCACCGCGGTCTGGCCGGGCGGCAGGAACCGCAGCGGCGGCACGCTCAGCTCGATGACGAACCGGCCGCCGGGCACCAGATGGCGTGCGGCGTTGCGGAAGCACTCGACCTGCTCGTCCTGCGTGAGCAGGTTCGTGATGGTGTTGTAGACGAGATACACCAGGGTGAACTCGCCGGGGACGACGGTCGTGGCCATGTCCCCGACGGTGACCGGGAGCGAGTCCTCGTCGATCTTGCGCCGCAGGACCGCCGCCATGTGCTCCGACAGTTCGATGCCCGCGACCGGCACGCCGCGTTGCCGGAGCGGGACGCCCACTCGTCCGGTTCCGATGGCGAATTCCAGTGCCCGGCCGTCCCCTGCGAGCTCGGAGAGGAAGGCGAGAGTCGGTTCGAGGACGGCGGCCGAGGACATCTCGGTCTCCTCGGCGTCGTAGCGGTCGGCGGTCGCACGGGTCCACAGCTCACTGCTCGTCACGGGCGGCCACTTTGCCCGGCCCGCAGGGGCAGTGTCGACGCATTTTCCTTCCACCGGACCGGTACGCCGGGCTGGGAGGGTGGCAAGCGGGAGGTTTTGTACCGCCGTTGAAAGGGACACAGTTGAAGCGGGCAACCACCGCGGCGTCCTCTACGCCGTGTTGTCGTACGGCGTCGGTACCGATCACCGTGCCGCGTCCTCCGTGACGTGCGGAACCCCTCGTCGAGGCGCACCATTTGAAGTAGGGGGAGCCGTTCGGGTGGGGCCACGGCGCAGCGATTCGCAGAGATGCGCCGTCGGATTCCGCGGAGGAGTCGCCATGCCCATGTTGCTCATCAAGGGCTTCTACGATGTCAGGGGCTCGCAGCCGGACGGGGACACGGTCCATTTCACGGCCGACGACCCCTCGGAGTGGAGCCTCGTCGGCGGTGGGCTGGGCCGCGCCGTCGAACACAGCGCGGTGGGACGCGCGAAGCTGCGGCTGGACGCGGTCGACGCACTCGAGACGCACTACGGTGCGAACCGTGTCCACCAGCCGCTGCACTTCGCTCACGCCGCACGCGACGAACTGTTGAGCCGGCTGGGCTTCACCGATGTCCAGCGCCGCCCGGACGAGAGCGTGACCGCCACCACCCCGGAGACGGTTCCCGGGTTCGTACTCACCCGCGGCGCCGATGTCCACGGCCGCTGCATCGCCCTGGCAGGTCGTGGCACGCCTCCGGGGACCAGCGGCCTGGAGATCGACGTCGACACCACGGTGCTGAGGACGACGGTCAACCACCATCTGCTCTCGACGGGCTTGGTGTACCCGACGTTCTACCGCAGCCTGTTCACCAGCCTGCGGGTGGAGATGGCCGACGCGGTCAAGGACGCCCGGGACGCGGGACGGGGCCTGTGGACGAGCGATGCCACCACGACCGGGGCGAAGATCACCGGCCTGTCCTCGCTGACGGACGATGTCGTGATTCTCCCCAAGCTGTTCCGCAGGCTGGTGGACTACTTCCAGCTCGGGACGATGCCGTTGGCCTGCTTCCCCGCCTTCCTGGCCGGAGTCGGGGACCGCTTCTCCGTGCTGTCCACCGGCGAGCGGTGCAGGGGAATGCACCGGGTCGTGGAGGTCACGAACGGCGGGACCGTGAAGATGACGCATCCCCCCGAGGACATGCTCTTCGAGGACGCCTGACACTGTCCGTCACGTGCCTCGCCCTCTCGGCCCAGTAGGCCGGATCCTCCACCCGACGGAGGCACACCATGGGACAGCTCGTCCTCAGCGCTCGCATCCGGGGTGAGGCCACGACCCGGTGCGAGTTCGCGATGACGGTGAACGGCAGCCCCGTCACCCCCACCGCTGTCGTCCTGGACCAGTCGATCTTCACCATTCCCGATGCCTCGGCGCAGATCGAGATACAGGCCAACTC
Coding sequences within:
- a CDS encoding alpha/beta fold hydrolase gives rise to the protein MTTFLLVPGLFMGGWAWDAVAAELTARGHRAIAPTLPGLGERAGEDPAAIGLAEHTDAVSDVLAAQDTAVVLVAHSYGSFPAVAAADRRPEKVERVVFVDTGFPESGEAVVTSMPHLAGTADGHVLPVPPGIEPVHGVPDDELARHRRLATPHPVRTVTEPLELTGNWRTIPTTGVLCLANGLSLEVVRALHGTGDPRFAKLADPGVTYFELNTGHYPMLSAPHDLTDALVRASAGEGLDLWGNEVGSSVASG
- a CDS encoding class I SAM-dependent DNA methyltransferase, with the translated sequence MTSSELWTRATADRYDAEETEMSSAAVLEPTLAFLSELAGDGRALEFAIGTGRVGVPLRQRGVPVAGIELSEHMAAVLRRKIDEDSLPVTVGDMATTVVPGEFTLVYLVYNTITNLLTQDEQVECFRNAARHLVPGGRFVIELSVPPLRFLPPGQTAVPFDVSERHLGFDTFDLVEQILVSHHFTRDGDDGRYRRGNSRHRYAWPAELDLMARIAGLELERRVGDWDGAPFTQDSPKHVSVWRKPVRGRPTRRG